Genomic window (Rosa chinensis cultivar Old Blush chromosome 6, RchiOBHm-V2, whole genome shotgun sequence):
GGGAAAGCAAAACTGCAGAAGTTTATAATCTATTCCTGTAGGAACACATTATCTGTCACTGTCAATCAACTAAATTGCCATGCGAACAGACGAGGACTGAGTATCACATCACTTACAGAGCTTCAACTTTTTAAAATACGAAGATACGATGGATTTGGGGTAAGGTTTCGTAGCGAGACAAGTTGGGAAATTCTCAGGTTGCTCAATCCACAGCTTGTGCTCTATGCCACCAGCTTTGAGCTTCTCAGACAAGTTCAATATTTGAGGTTCTCCCTTCACCTCAAGAGTAACCTGCACAAGAAGTATATTAACCACTAACATATACAATGTCATCGACAATGCTAATAGTTCCAgcagtcaataaatgacaactTTGCAATCCCAATTAACTGATCAACAATACGAATCCaaacaaattacaaactataagTAGCTTATAATCTACAATCATGCTCAAGATTTCGGTCTAAATCTTAATAACACGATGAAATGAGGAATAGTTTGAAACTACACAACCTCATAGTAACCAAACACGTAGCTACAGTTTCTTACTTGCATATCTAGCTATGTAAATGTCTCGTGTAATTGGAAaactatcaaacatgtaattgGACCAAAAACATCAACTAACATTTGTACGATTCAAACTTTCAAGCATCACATTGACCAAGAAACTAAAACTCCGTACAATCTCGCCGCCGAGATTGACCAAAATTGACCGCAAATGGATACAAAGCAAGGTTGAACTTTTTACCTTATGCATAGAATCGATATTTTCAGGGCTAC
Coding sequences:
- the LOC112169454 gene encoding putative peptidyl-tRNA hydrolase PTRHD1, producing MSQPASEANPDTSKPETPDVLVQYVVLRRDLIDTWPLGSVVTQGCHASVSAIRSHKDDPRTLQYCSPENIDSMHKVTLEVKGEPQILNLSEKLKAGGIEHKLWIEQPENFPTCLATKPYPKSIVSSYFKKLKLCK